The sequence below is a genomic window from Gossypium hirsutum isolate 1008001.06 chromosome A11, Gossypium_hirsutum_v2.1, whole genome shotgun sequence.
ATCTTACAAGGTTGATTAATCATAGTtctgtaaataaaagaaaaataataacgATAATGAtgcgatttctttttcttttcctttttatgtCTCATAAAAGTGAAGGAGACATATGTGTCTCGGATTCTATTTTTACTTTTAGAAACATgatatttcttaaaatttccccaaTTTTGATTTGGAAAAAGCTTAAGCAAATATATTTTGCCAATGAGGCCTTGTTGGCAAAGGCTGAGGTGTTGGGTCCTTGAGTACCTAAGTTTGAGTCTCCAGTCCCACCATGTACCGTTGCCATGTGTGGGTTTTGTCTGGTTATATACTAGTTCTTTTCCGTTTGTGCTTTGTGttgatttaattttactttatagtTGCTCGGTATGTATTTGTTGTACGATATGTACTCTATTTGTACTTCTAAACTCTCCAAAAAAAGTTTTGGAGCTTTGACCAACTGTAATGAATTGCTTAACAatgaaattgtttgaaaatgcTTTAAATATGATCTCACCAGGCAATTTGATTTCCAAGTTCATGTTTTCTTGTTTGTCCTTTGACGCAATTGATCTTATGGAAACATTTTTTTCCTCTTGTCCCCCTTTGTCTTATAAGTTACAGTAAGATATTTGCTCTTCACCTGGAAACAATCCCTTTCAATTTGTGGTGCTGctacataaattttaaagaagaaagTTGTGTTGTGTTGACTGCAATGCTTTAAAACAAGTGCAAGCTACTATATGTTCTCTCATTGTGGTTTAAATCTGGCCTCTAGAACAAGAAATATGGGTCCCTTTCTGCTTAGTGGTATGTGTATTTAAGCTCAGGTTATGTTATACAAATATTATGCCCATAAGTTGCAGTATGTTTGTTCCTTCCTTCTTTTTCGTGACTTAATCTGTTTAATTAGACTCTTGAAGATTCTCGACAATCTAAATTTTCATGTTCTCATTCTTTGATGTTTTGGGGCTGGGAAGAAGGAAATAGGTGAACTTGAACTTGTAATAAATGCTGACTCCATATTCTCCTTTCTAACAGGATAAGATTAGTTTTTCCTAAGGATGTCTTCCAGGTTGCTTTCAATGATTTCTTATCTAAGTTGCATTAAGTCTTACATGTTGGACAGACTTCTTGCTTCACTTTTGAACCAATAATATATTGTTTTGTAATATTAGCTAACAACAATTGCTGCTCTACCACCCGAGTGGCAGGACTCAATGAGTGGCTTTTGATAAAGCTTAAACATTTTCATTTCATGTGGAACGGTGAGCATATTTTAATGTGAGTTTTGCGTGAATTGTTGATATTGCACCAGCAGCTTAGAGTCTTTCTCAGATTTTGCTTAGAGCTTCCGTAGAATATACCTACACTAAGACTTTCTGTTTTACGCTGTCTTGCAAGCTTTGGAGTTTAGTAGGACACTTAATCAGTGATTGCAATTGCCATCAATCTATAGTTGTTAGTTTATGAATTTATTGTTGTTTCATTCTATAATATAGGTTAAAAGGAGTCAATAGTGAAGGTAAGAGAAGAGGAGGTGGTTTTAACAAAGTAAGCAAACTTTCCCCACAACTTCAGGAACTTTTAGGAGTCCCTGAAATGGCGAGGACTGAGGTAACTTAAAAATATCTTGAAATTtcgtttcattttcttctttgttAATTTCATGATTAAGTCAAGGAGCTGCTTTGTTCTAAACTTTCTGTTTTATAATGGTGCTAGGTAGTCAAGCAAATGTGGGTTTATATTAGAGAGAAAAATTTGCAAGACCCAGTTAACAAGAAAAATATAATTTGTGACGAGCCATTGCATGCACTTTTTGGTGTTGAATCCATTGACATGTTTCAAATGAACAAAGCCCTGTCAAAGCACATCTTGCCCTTGGATTCAGACGAAGGTAAATAACCTATCTGTCCCTTCTACCATTTTGCTTTTGTTAAACTATTTTAGATAATGTCAGTTATATTAGATTTTGGGCTCAAACTATACTCTTTCGAAACTTGTAAGTAAAACTGCTGACTCCTACAGAATTGGCTAGTAACTGGGAATTGTCTTGGAAATCAGAAAAAGCAAttattaattgtaaatttttaatGTTACTCTCTCTCTTTCTCAGGAAACCGGGGCCTTGAATAAGTAAATAAAGGAAGAATACTTTTGCTTCTTGAGCCATATGCTGCAAATGTCTTGTAATTCAAACCTATCTTTTATCTAATATGATGTGCTGAATTTGTTTCAGTCAAGTCAATGGAGAGGGAAAAACCAAGAAAGCATGAGAGAGAAGAAGGTATGGatagtaaatgattaaattaaggtCTTCTCAAGAACTTATTTTGCATTGATAATTTGATATGTGAGGAGTATGTCTCACGCTCACAGCTTGTCTACCATTGTACTATTAGCAATACCTTGCACCTCAGGATTTgctttttcttaattaaattgaGGAAAAATAGTTTTGTTTCTTGTGCAATATGCTGCTATAACTTGAACCTACCTAATATCTAATATATGTGCTAAATTAACCTATATCGGctttcatgttattgttgttccAGTCAAGTCAACGGAGAAGGAAAAGCCAAGAAAGCATGAGAGAGAAGAAGGTATGGATagtaaatgactaaattaatgTCCTCTATACAGGACTTGTTTTGCATTGATACGAGGAGTTAGAATGCCTTATGCTCGCATCTTGTCTACCATTGTACCATTAGCAATACCTTTCACCTGAACATTTGCTCCCCACTATTGCACGGTTCATAAAAAGGTCTTTTTACTGTTGTTTCTCGAAAGAATGCTCTCTTTAAGTGATGTTGCAGAGATACTGTTTTGCAGCTAATTCTGGCTTTGCCGCATCCATTTAGATACAGTCAGAATGTTGCACTTTATGCCTTTTTTGTTCACGTATTTCTTTATATGTGTCCTAAACACGTTTTGAATCAGGTTTCCACCACTTATTATTACATGTTTTGTCTAATCCTTAACCCTGCAATGTGATGATCCCTCTAACCTTTATTTCATTCTTGTGCATGCACGTATCtcactattttcaaaattattggtTCTTACTGTTTCCGTTGCTGTCCATTTTGGTCTTTTCAGATCCAGATGAagcaaaaggaaaggaaaagcgaCAGAAGGGATTTCTTGCTCCTCTTCAGCTTTCAGATGCTCTGGTAAAATTTCTTGGTACTGGAGAAAATGAGCTTACACGGGCTGTCGTGATCAAGAGAATGTGGGattacataaaagaaaataacctCCAGGTATATCATTTGCCCACCCTGCAAAATAATATAGCAATATTTATATACCACAGTAGTGAGTAGCAATGTTCTAGTCATCATTCCTAACTGCATTAAAATACTAGGTTtgtaaaataacaagaaaatttaTATTCTAAACATAGCATTGGTTTAATGAAGGATCCAGCTGACAAGAGGAAAGTAATATGTGACGAGAAGCTGAAAGAGCTGTTCGAGGTTGAAACCTTCCATGGGTTCACAGTTACAAAACTCTTGGCTGCTCATTTTCTCAAGAGTTGAGCTGACCAGACCAGGCCAGACCAGAGCGGGGTTTTTGTAATTGTAAGAGAAACAAGGGGTTCCATTAATTGTTTTATTAGTTGAGGCCTTGCGTTTTATTAATTTAAGGTACAGAGTTGTTTGGTTGACAAACATACAACCGATCAGTAGCTACAGCTGAAGTTCTTATAACTTGTTTCAAAGTTCCAACAGAAAAATAAACTGTCAAATTCAATTTGTTTAGAGCTCAAGTTTTATAAGATTAACTTGCTTCAAATTTAAATAGGGAAATAAACTGATAAGttcattttgtttagagcatcaaataaataataaaaatacgaATAATTTTAGATTTGGAGCTCAAATTAACTCATATATTAATATCAGCAAGAGAATTATCATTGCGTACGACTATTACATTTGCTCactctttgaaattttattattagaggGTTTGGAtggaaatattttttgaaaactgATTTTATTAAAAGCAATGATCTTGGATAAGTTTAGGTGATTTGAGTTATAATTTTGCATGAGGATTAAAGTATTTCTTGAGTAAATTATTTGTTTgtatttcatattaatttggatAATATGATGCATCTAAGCATTAttgattcttttaaaataatcaaatattttaaacttcaaattcaaaacttaattaaatcatttcaaattaaATCGTTTCAACCACGCCTCGACCTTGActcttaataaaaaatatttgtccTAAACTTTAACTAGGAATTTAATAGAAGACCCGATCAAATCCAACCCTTCCTTAATCtactttaattgttttatttttatttttattttgaagcaaataagattacattttttaactttttattttttattttaaaatatttatttattgaaaacaaaaacttaatatatacatatattaaaagtatttttataaatatactgAGAAGAGGTGGATTTACCTCAAACCCACCTCAACCCAACTAATTTTCCTAATTTCACTTGGCTCGACCCACCTTAacctaatttttcaaaaataaaataaaatttaacccaagcaaatcaaattgaattgaaaccATAAAATTCTATTCCAACAATATCAGTCAAATAACAATGGACGAGGCTGCCAAAGTAGAGAATGAGAGAAGAAGCTTTAGtgcaatttttattatattttttatgttcattttacaATGTTCAGGGTTCGTGGCTACCCCTCTCAATAATGTTATATTCAAGGTTTGAACTTAAATCTTCCACTTAAAAAGTGCAATGTGCTTTACTATTACATCCAACCACTTATTAGTAGATTAagtataattttttgaatttttaaaaattgatgtttattgaattatatcatTACTTAtctaacaatatatataatttgaaaatcaTGTCATATTGAATCGGGGCATAGCATTTATATTTTAGTCGAGATTGGATCGATTTCAACGTATGGTTCCATTATAAAGAGTCAGGCCAGGGTGAGAAAAAAATCGTCCTATATCATTTCGTTGTCATCTCTAGCTTTTTCTCTCATATTCCCAGGCTTCAAATCTCACTCCCTTCCCTTCACTTTCTACATAAAACCTTCCCTCCCTTTTACCCAACACCATTTcatcttattttaaattttagaataaattacatcattagtcattaaattataagtaaaatttttattttgattcataaatttaaaaaaatacaatttaatcactgaattatttaaaaaaaagttgatataattttataatgtttGAATTTTAACTAAATTCTTAATGCATACAATACCGTAAACATGAAAAAATAATCAGCTATTGGGAACAATTCCTTAAGGCAGGTAGGTTCCTGCTTGTATCCTCTGTTAGCTACCATTATACACACTTCAATAACCATTGCCCTTTCTTTTAGGTGAAGGATGTTTGCCAAACTTCGTGGTTTCATATTTAAgggaaaatgaaaattattaacattatttaaaataaagggataatgaataacaaaaaaaagttttaacaTGTGTATCTTTACTCTTAAAATGTTTAATATGATATTTGAACTTAATTTCTATCCACCAATTTAGTACCTTCCTCTAACAGTGTTAAGTACTTACAAAAATTGCCATGTGGACTATTTAGGGAGTGTCATGTGTCAATATGATAAGAGGAAAAAGTTCAATGAGCATGAAAGAGGGACCtacatttaattttctttttttcaaggaaaaaatattaaataaacataaaaaaatacatatattaaaaaaattaattaattaattttacacttttaacttaaatttaaaaaaaaactcatttgtatcttttctcttcctcttttattttgtttttatagaacgtgattaaattttttgtttattgtTACCGTTTGTTGTTGGATTACAGAAACCTCGGACAGATAGCCCAAACTCTCCTCTTCTTCTTATGCAACTTGATTTTTCAAAAGCAACCTCAAAACTTTCCCAAAAATCCCAAATTTTTAGGTTCTTCAAATTTCGATTTTGTGGTTTCAACAACAGATAAGTCCAATTTCGACATATGCCTTTCTTTGCCTCGAGTTGCACCTATGATTTTGGAACTTCATTTCCGTAAATCgggtccataaatattaaatataaatatttacggtGTTGGTATAAAAGTTTATCAAagtttagtccttcaattttgtttattaattgcttaattaaggtgtgagactaaattgtaaaagtctttatcactataagtttttaattggccaaagactTAGGGACTTATAATTAGCCAAAGGTCCAAAATAGCAATTAAACCAGTTTCTAATATATGTTAGTGGATGTTGGTGGATTAGAATATTAAAATGTGATTACCAAGttaaaaattaagattaattaaaataaaacaaattattaatTATGGTATAAAAGCCATTTTCggtggaaagaaagagagaattctctttttcttcttccttcaaacCACCTACCATGAAAGAAATATGAAGCTTCAATTGTTTCAACTTTCAGGAACTAATTAGGTAttgtaattaagtcattttcttgtaatttttatgtttttaaagtcatgggagcttgatttagctaacccatgtaccaatttgtaaaactgttgaagtttttgaaagttgtcattgttgatttcttaaagatttttgtgttaaattgatagattttaagcttaaatatgaaaaatgactaaattgtaatgattaATTGTTAGTTTTTATACATAAcgactaaagtgaataaattgtgaaatttatgtgaaatttatgTAATAATAGATATTAGACGGTCtatagtgaaatcggaacagtagtttcgcgaccacaaatccgagtccgtaaggaaaattattttaatataattgcatgatctgcattatgataggaatgtcatataaaaatttcgctaagaaaattttaccgattacatgtctaatttgataaatgaccaaattgcataaaatgcaaaagttgagttctaatagctataagtattaaatagctatggaattcaaaatttgaggcccttatatggcaaatagaccattaagaggggttagtagataagtatgatgattcatccatgaaatttaagaaaagaaaaggactaaattggaaagtaaataaataaaagataataaataaaataaatatctaatatcatcattttatatcatctttcccaattcAAAGACATGGAACCCCTAGTTTTTCGGTGTTGAGTTCAAGCAAGTTGTTTTGGCTAAATTAGGTATGGATTATTGTCCCGTTTCTAGTAACTTTTATATTTCCgatatcgtaatagcttaatctagttatctcgggattaatttgtaaagttatcaaagtattaaagtttttccatggatgaatatgcatgaattatgaaatttatggtagaaaataaaaggttgttgataaataaacaacttttgtaaagtgaattttgatgaaattgtgatttatggactaaattgtaaagatgtaaaatttatggaaaaattctgaattttatgacTTACTTGGGTTgtaaatgttacatgtaaaaactGGTTAGGtctggaataaggattaaattgcatgaatttcattttccaagcctagggacgaaatcataattaaataaaagtataggggcaaaatggtaattttgcctaagatgtgaattagattgagttgaatgtgaattttattaaattgagttaaattaactCGTATAAATCCGATAGACCTAGTTTGAAATTGGATTggggaaaacaaaaagtatcggaATAATAGTCTACGaacacgaacattgtcgaggtaagttcgtgtaactaaattttataattatatgtttgaattgaatgttgtgtatgtggTTGTGTTTTTGACATGTATGAGATTCAGTCACATATTCGAAAATGTTTAACAAGTATTAAATCcagtttgaataaataaaattcgatggatccagggttcccgaattggttgtggtcctgcatgtgtttcggacacaccatagctcgaaagagcgtcccgttattagctATCATGAGCATCCCTATTatggccctctcgagcttcccgttatatggttcttgcgagcttttCGTTAATAGTTCTTCGGAGCATCCTGATTGGTTGTGATTTGTATttgttgtagacacaccacagctcttgtGAGCAtctcgattaaaggctctttgtgagcttcctgatccatggctctccggagcttcccgatatggctcacttgaacttctCAAGATATGGTTATCtagagcttcccgttaatagctcttcggaactacccgttattggcttgtaagagcttcccgattatggctcttatgagcttcccgttatatagcccgaataagcttcccattacatggctcacataagcttcctgttatatggctcgaaagagggcttcccgattatgtgctctaatgagcacccccgaatatgaattgacggatttcagATTCGTACACTTTATGTGTACCACCcttgtatccattgatattttaaatgattcaacaggAAAAGTTCCGATATGAGATTATATGAATTCAAGATGAAATACTATGagaaatacttgaaataaaaaGTTATGCTATGTACATGTTCATGGACAATTGGAGtgataaatacatgtatgtggaaattgaatattgataagctcattcatgtttcttggtatttatgtgaattacatgactaacatgcttgatgaggatatgtgtttaggaaaaTGGCCAAATTGGCTTAAGCATCAAatgattattttgttttattttcctctgttctatagtaatttggaagctcgttgggttagaagcttggcagagatatcatcacactatccgtcAGCTCAATTCGGTATATTTAGTaaattaaatttggttataatggcatgtataggttaattagccaatgttggcacATACatgtttggttgtaactagccatttgaaatggctagtgattgatatattttgatgtatttaTGAGTATCTTTATCTAGTTAATGTGTATCGTAAAATGATTGAAGTAGAAGTGAGAATGGATTATGCATATGAATATTTGATCAAATAGGTAGGTAAGTAAGTTTGTATACTTGGTTATTTGAGGTATTATATAATGCATAAGACTTGAATTTGGCTTGGTTTAAATGTCTTGGATtggcttgtgaatgtgttaaagtgttaatgtaggtggaaggtaaatttgggtgagaaatatggcttgaaaaTAGCCCTATTTCGTCAACACGGGTAGAGATACGggtgtgtatctcagccgtgtgtccttTACATCCTTTaaattgcaaaatagaatgctcaggaattttcacatagcctggcacacgggcatgtgacttggccgtgtgactcaagtcagagagttacacggataCGAACATGGGCTCGGATACGGCCGTGTGctctattttgaatgcccacatggcctaaccatac
It includes:
- the LOC107897105 gene encoding upstream activation factor subunit spp27 isoform X5 is translated as MVLDSELIARLWEFLGESDLNTTTTAIVRRRLEEDFGIDLTDRKKFIREQVDLYLQNQFENAEEQQQQEQNEDDQTDKIKSEETDGSDSDDEEEEPERAKNKKATSKKRLKGVNSEGKRRGGGFNKVSKLSPQLQELLGVPEMARTEVVKQMWVYIREKNLQDPVNKKNIICDEPLHALFGVESIDMFQMNKALSKHILPLDSDEVKSTEKEKPRKHEREEDPDEAKGKEKRQKGFLAPLQLSDALVKFLGTGENELTRAVVIKRMWDYIKENNLQLTRGK
- the LOC107897105 gene encoding protein TRI1 isoform X4 codes for the protein MVLDSELIARLWEFLGESDLNTTTTAIVRRRLEEDFGIDLTDRKKFIREQVDLYLQNQFENAEEQQQQEQNEDDQTDKIKSEETDGSDSDDEEEEPERAKNKKATSKKRLKGVNSEGKRRGGGFNKVSKLSPQLQELLGVPEMARTEVVKQMWVYIREKNLQDPVNKKNIICDEPLHALFGVESIDMFQMNKALSKHILPLDSDEVKSMEREKPRKHEREEVKSTEKEKPRKHEREEDPDEAKGKEKRQKGFLAPLQLSDALVKFLGTGENELTRAVVIKRMWDYIKENNLQLTRGK
- the LOC107897105 gene encoding protein TRI1 isoform X1, which gives rise to MVLDSELIARLWEFLGESDLNTTTTAIVRRRLEEDFGIDLTDRKKFIREQVDLYLQNQFENAEEQQQQEQNEDDQTDKIKSEETDGSDSDDEEEEPERAKNKKATSKKRLKGVNSEGKRRGGGFNKVSKLSPQLQELLGVPEMARTEVVKQMWVYIREKNLQDPVNKKNIICDEPLHALFGVESIDMFQMNKALSKHILPLDSDEVKSMEREKPRKHEREEVKSTEKEKPRKHEREEDPDEAKGKEKRQKGFLAPLQLSDALVKFLGTGENELTRAVVIKRMWDYIKENNLQDPADKRKVICDEKLKELFEVETFHGFTVTKLLAAHFLKS
- the LOC107897105 gene encoding upstream activation factor subunit UAF30 isoform X3, which produces MVLDSELIARLWEFLGESDLNTTTTAIVRRRLEEDFGIDLTDRKKFIREQVDLYLQNQFENAEEQQQQEQNEDDQTDKIKSEETDGSDSDDEEEEPERAKNKKATSKKRLKGVNSEGKRRGGGFNKVSKLSPQLQELLGVPEMARTEVVKQMWVYIREKNLQDPVNKKNIICDEPLHALFGVESIDMFQMNKALSKHILPLDSDEVKSMEREKPRKHEREEDPDEAKGKEKRQKGFLAPLQLSDALVKFLGTGENELTRAVVIKRMWDYIKENNLQDPADKRKVICDEKLKELFEVETFHGFTVTKLLAAHFLKS
- the LOC107897105 gene encoding upstream activation factor subunit UAF30 isoform X2 — protein: MVLDSELIARLWEFLGESDLNTTTTAIVRRRLEEDFGIDLTDRKKFIREQVDLYLQNQFENAEEQQQQEQNEDDQTDKIKSEETDGSDSDDEEEEPERAKNKKATSKKRLKGVNSEGKRRGGGFNKVSKLSPQLQELLGVPEMARTEVVKQMWVYIREKNLQDPVNKKNIICDEPLHALFGVESIDMFQMNKALSKHILPLDSDEVKSTEKEKPRKHEREEDPDEAKGKEKRQKGFLAPLQLSDALVKFLGTGENELTRAVVIKRMWDYIKENNLQDPADKRKVICDEKLKELFEVETFHGFTVTKLLAAHFLKS